In Acanthochromis polyacanthus isolate Apoly-LR-REF ecotype Palm Island chromosome 18, KAUST_Apoly_ChrSc, whole genome shotgun sequence, the following proteins share a genomic window:
- the olfm1b gene encoding olfactomedin 1b isoform X1 — protein sequence MSVPLLKIGVVLSTMAMITNWMSQTLPSLVGLNTTKLTAAQGGYPDRSTGVLPANPEESWQVYSSAQDSEGRCVCTVVAPQQSMCSRDARTKQLRQLLEKVQNMTQSIQVLDQRTQRDLQYVEKMEVQLRGLETKFRQVEENHKQNIAKQYKAIKAKMEELRPLIPVLEEYKADAKLVLQFKEEVQNLTSVLSELQEEMGAYDYEELHNRVSNLEERLRACMQKLACGKLTGISDPITIKTSGSRFGSWMTDPLAPEGDTRVWYMDGYHNNRFVREYKSMQDFMTSDNFTSHRLPHPWSGTGQVVYNGSIYFNKFQSHVIIKFDFRTSSISKSRQLDYAGFNNAYHYAWGGHSDIDLMVDEGGLWAVYATNQNAGNIVISKLNPNTLQIIKSWTTNHPKRSAGESFMICGTLYVTNGYSGGTKVYYAYSTNSSTYEYIDIAFQNKYSHISMLDYNPRDRALYAWNNGHQVLYNVTLFHVIRSEEL from the exons ATGTCGGTGCCTTTGCTGAAGATCGGCGTCGTGCTCAGCACCATGGCGATGATTACCAACTGGATGTCGCAGACCCTCCCCTCTCTGGTGGGGCTCAATACTACCAAGCTCACGGCGGCACAGGGAGGGTATCCAGACCGGAGCACAGGA GTGTTGCCAGCAAACCCAGAGGAGTCGTGGCAGGTGTACAGTTCGGCCCAGGATAGCGAGGGACGGTGTGTCTGCACTGTGGTGGCGCCCCAGCAGTCCATGTGCTCACGGGATGCCCGCACCAAACAACTGAGGCAGCTGCTGGAGAAG GTCCAGAACATGACCCAGTCCATCCAGGTGCTGGACCAGCGCACCCAGAGGGACCTGCAGTACGTAGAGAAGATGGAGGTTCAGCTTCGCGGTCTGGAGACCAAGTTCAGGCAGGTGGAGGAGAACCACAAGCAGAACATCGCCAAGCAATACAAG GCCATAAAAGCGAAAATGGAGGAGCTTAGACCGTTGATACCAGTGTTGGAGGAGTACAAAGCCGATGCCAAATTGGTATTGCAATTTAAGGAGGAGGTCCAGAATCTGACGTCAGTTCTAAGCGAACTTCAGGAGGAGATGGGGGCCTATGACTACGAGGAGCTCCACAACAGAGTGTCAAATCTTGAGGAGAGACTCCGAGCATGCATGCAAAAATTAG cATGCGGCAAACTGACGGGCATCAGCGACCCCATCACCATCAAGACGTCTGGGTCCAGGTTCGGCTCCTGGATGACCGACCCTCTGGCACCTGAAGGAGACACTCGG GTCTGGTACATGGATGGTTACCACAACAACCGCTTCGTGAGGGAGTACAAGTCAATGCAGGACTTCATGACGTCAGACAACTTCACGTCCCACCGGCTTCCACACCCGTGGTCAGGAACAGGTCAGGTGGTGTACAACGGCTCCATCTACTTCAACAAGTTCCAGAGCCACGTCATCATCAAGTTCGACTTCCGTACCTCCTCCATTAGCAAGTCCCGGCAGCTCGACTACGCCGGCTTCAATAACGCGTATCACTACGCCTGGGGAGGCCACTCAGACATTGACCTGATGGTGGACGAGGGAGGCCTGTGGGCCGTCTACGCCACCAATCAGAATGCCGGCAATATTGTCATCAGCAAGCTGAACCCCAACACTCTGCAGATCATCAAGAGCTGGACCACCAACCACCCCAAAAGGAGTGCTGGCGAGTCTTTTATGATCTGTGGCACGCTCTATGTCACCAACGGATACTCAGGAGGCACCAAGGTCTACTATGCCTACTCTACCAACTCCTCTACTTACGAGTACATTGACATTGCCTTCCAGAACAAGTACTCGCATATCTCCATGCTGGACTACAACCCGCGTGACCGCGCCCTCTATGCTTGGAACAATGGCCACCAGGTTCTCTACAATGTCACACTGTTCCACGTCATCCGCTCAGAAGAACTGTAA
- the olfm1b gene encoding olfactomedin 1b isoform X2 encodes MQPASKLLTLILLIFMGTELTQVLPANPEESWQVYSSAQDSEGRCVCTVVAPQQSMCSRDARTKQLRQLLEKVQNMTQSIQVLDQRTQRDLQYVEKMEVQLRGLETKFRQVEENHKQNIAKQYKAIKAKMEELRPLIPVLEEYKADAKLVLQFKEEVQNLTSVLSELQEEMGAYDYEELHNRVSNLEERLRACMQKLACGKLTGISDPITIKTSGSRFGSWMTDPLAPEGDTRVWYMDGYHNNRFVREYKSMQDFMTSDNFTSHRLPHPWSGTGQVVYNGSIYFNKFQSHVIIKFDFRTSSISKSRQLDYAGFNNAYHYAWGGHSDIDLMVDEGGLWAVYATNQNAGNIVISKLNPNTLQIIKSWTTNHPKRSAGESFMICGTLYVTNGYSGGTKVYYAYSTNSSTYEYIDIAFQNKYSHISMLDYNPRDRALYAWNNGHQVLYNVTLFHVIRSEEL; translated from the exons GTGTTGCCAGCAAACCCAGAGGAGTCGTGGCAGGTGTACAGTTCGGCCCAGGATAGCGAGGGACGGTGTGTCTGCACTGTGGTGGCGCCCCAGCAGTCCATGTGCTCACGGGATGCCCGCACCAAACAACTGAGGCAGCTGCTGGAGAAG GTCCAGAACATGACCCAGTCCATCCAGGTGCTGGACCAGCGCACCCAGAGGGACCTGCAGTACGTAGAGAAGATGGAGGTTCAGCTTCGCGGTCTGGAGACCAAGTTCAGGCAGGTGGAGGAGAACCACAAGCAGAACATCGCCAAGCAATACAAG GCCATAAAAGCGAAAATGGAGGAGCTTAGACCGTTGATACCAGTGTTGGAGGAGTACAAAGCCGATGCCAAATTGGTATTGCAATTTAAGGAGGAGGTCCAGAATCTGACGTCAGTTCTAAGCGAACTTCAGGAGGAGATGGGGGCCTATGACTACGAGGAGCTCCACAACAGAGTGTCAAATCTTGAGGAGAGACTCCGAGCATGCATGCAAAAATTAG cATGCGGCAAACTGACGGGCATCAGCGACCCCATCACCATCAAGACGTCTGGGTCCAGGTTCGGCTCCTGGATGACCGACCCTCTGGCACCTGAAGGAGACACTCGG GTCTGGTACATGGATGGTTACCACAACAACCGCTTCGTGAGGGAGTACAAGTCAATGCAGGACTTCATGACGTCAGACAACTTCACGTCCCACCGGCTTCCACACCCGTGGTCAGGAACAGGTCAGGTGGTGTACAACGGCTCCATCTACTTCAACAAGTTCCAGAGCCACGTCATCATCAAGTTCGACTTCCGTACCTCCTCCATTAGCAAGTCCCGGCAGCTCGACTACGCCGGCTTCAATAACGCGTATCACTACGCCTGGGGAGGCCACTCAGACATTGACCTGATGGTGGACGAGGGAGGCCTGTGGGCCGTCTACGCCACCAATCAGAATGCCGGCAATATTGTCATCAGCAAGCTGAACCCCAACACTCTGCAGATCATCAAGAGCTGGACCACCAACCACCCCAAAAGGAGTGCTGGCGAGTCTTTTATGATCTGTGGCACGCTCTATGTCACCAACGGATACTCAGGAGGCACCAAGGTCTACTATGCCTACTCTACCAACTCCTCTACTTACGAGTACATTGACATTGCCTTCCAGAACAAGTACTCGCATATCTCCATGCTGGACTACAACCCGCGTGACCGCGCCCTCTATGCTTGGAACAATGGCCACCAGGTTCTCTACAATGTCACACTGTTCCACGTCATCCGCTCAGAAGAACTGTAA